Genomic DNA from Crassostrea angulata isolate pt1a10 unplaced genomic scaffold, ASM2561291v2 HiC_scaffold_106, whole genome shotgun sequence:
CGATAACACACACAGGGTTCAAAAAGTCGGTTTACTGTCGTATCAAAAATTTTGTCATCAGTTCGCACTTGTATATTGGCCTCCAACACTATGTTCGGTGGTTCAGTACTTATTGCATCTATCAACATCTGGCCTTGCTTATTCAACGGTGCGTTCGTATTTGTCTGCAATTTCTTACCACTGCAAGTTACAAGGAATAGGGGACCCAACTTCTCAAATTGTAGTTACAAAGCTTTTGCAGGGCATGCAACGGTTAAATCACAATTCTGATACAAGACTGCCTATAACTAAAGACTtgcttgaaaaaataattttggttttaccCACTACATGCACTAATTCTTATGAAACAAGTCTTTTCTCGGCAGCATTTTCACTGGCATTTCATGGTTTATTTCGTGTCGGTGAATTGACTGTTCACTGTAAAATTCCGAACAATATTGTACTTGGTATGGAAAATCTAACTCTAGACCCTGATAAACAGCTATTGTTAATCAATCTCAAACATTCCAAGACTGACCAGGTAGGAAAAGGTACCATTTTGCAAATTGGTAAATCTGAGGGAGTTGGGTGTCCATTCAAGCTTGTTGAGAAATATTTAAGTGTTCGCCCGTTGACTGCAGGGCCTCTTTTTTGtcactttgataagaccccgcTCACAAGATACCAGTTTACGGCAGTACTCTCAAAAGCAATAGTTCGTCTTAAGTTACCGGAGAACACAAGATACAAATCTCATTCTTTTCGGATTGGAGCTAGCACTGAATTGGCATTGCAAGGTTTTTCTGCGGAAACAATTCAGAAATGTGGAAGATGGAAATCTTCGTGTTACAAGTCATACATTCGCATACCAAAATTCTAACTCATAGGCTTTGCTTATCTAttgtagaaaaagaaaaagtgtGGTTAGTGGGGTCCTCAATACTGAAGCATGCTCAATTAGAAGCATTTTTAAGGCCTGGAGGTCTTCACCTGAACCTGaaaaggctaaatatttcattatggtGGCAGGGGTACAGTGGCCTGAAATTGTCTCAAGTAGAGCAGAAGCTTAAAACCCTTGCAAAGGTGGGTCCTGCACCAAATGTCATTTTAATACACTGTGGGGGAAATGACTTTGGGGAGACATCTATTAGAAAACTCAGGCTAGTTTGCATGAAgctttttcaatttattcaaacCAACTTCCCACATTCTAAGGTCATTT
This window encodes:
- the LOC128169207 gene encoding uncharacterized protein LOC128169207, with the protein product MENLTLDPDKQLLLINLKHSKTDQVGKEKEKVWLVGSSILKHAQLEAFLRPGGLHLNLKRLNISLWWQGYSGLKLSQVEQKLKTLAKVGPAPNVILIHCGGNDFGETSIRKLRLVCMKLFQFIQTNFPHSKVIWSCIFPRIQWRYSQNSRAMESQRKRLNSCASRLALRYDGAIIRHPDIKHDSLFFCDGVHLSKLANAVILNTLQGGLEAILTKGHACYPA